A DNA window from Streptomyces canus contains the following coding sequences:
- a CDS encoding TetR/AcrR family transcriptional regulator: protein MTPVRPMRADARRNYERLLKVAAEAFAEHGEGASLDDIAKRAGVGSGTLYRHFPTRQALLEAAYVDRVEGFARRADELAEELPPGEALAEWLYELCVGTIQVRGLKTLLGSAVADASNAVLTVCGTHVRGAATRLVEAARAEGTLRADVEPIELLRLAHGVVGAAELADGGGESIRRYLSLLTEGLRA, encoded by the coding sequence ATGACGCCGGTCAGGCCCATGCGCGCGGACGCTCGGCGCAACTACGAGCGGTTGCTGAAGGTGGCGGCCGAGGCCTTCGCCGAGCATGGGGAGGGTGCGTCGCTGGACGACATCGCCAAGCGGGCCGGTGTGGGGTCCGGGACGCTGTACCGGCATTTCCCCACGCGGCAGGCCCTGCTGGAGGCGGCGTACGTGGATCGCGTCGAGGGGTTCGCGCGCCGGGCCGACGAACTCGCGGAGGAGTTGCCGCCGGGGGAAGCGCTCGCGGAGTGGCTGTACGAGCTGTGCGTGGGGACGATTCAGGTGCGGGGGCTGAAGACGCTGCTGGGGTCGGCGGTGGCGGACGCGAGCAACGCGGTGCTCACGGTGTGCGGGACGCATGTGCGGGGGGCGGCGACGCGGCTCGTGGAGGCGGCGCGGGCCGAGGGGACGCTGCGGGCGGATGTCGAGCCGATCGAGTTGCTTCGGCTGGCGCACGGGGTCGTCGGCGCGGCGGAGTTGGCGGACGGCGGGGGCGAGTCCATCCGGCGGTACCTGTCCCTGCTCACGGAGGGGCTGCGGGCGTAG
- a CDS encoding NUDIX hydrolase produces the protein MGKSEGVPEKVAWVLVRDGRVLVTRCRGVDVFYFPGGKREPGESDAETLAREIAEELRSRVDTATMVHVGTFETRRDDGRTEFRMICYTAEYTGPLVASMEIEESDWFGYGDRARVSAVDQMVFDALHASGRLP, from the coding sequence ATGGGGAAGAGCGAGGGCGTTCCGGAGAAGGTGGCCTGGGTTCTGGTGCGTGACGGGCGGGTGCTGGTGACCCGCTGCCGTGGTGTGGATGTCTTCTACTTCCCGGGCGGGAAGCGGGAGCCCGGTGAGTCCGATGCCGAGACCCTGGCGCGCGAGATCGCCGAAGAACTCCGGTCCCGGGTCGATACGGCCACGATGGTGCACGTCGGCACCTTCGAGACGCGGAGGGACGACGGACGCACCGAGTTCCGGATGATCTGCTACACCGCCGAGTACACCGGTCCGCTGGTTGCCTCGATGGAGATCGAGGAGTCGGACTGGTTCGGCTACGGCGATCGTGCGCGGGTCTCGGCCGTGGACCAGATGGTCTTCGACGCGCTTCACGCCTCCGGCCGACTGCCCTGA